One Mercurialis annua linkage group LG3, ddMerAnnu1.2, whole genome shotgun sequence DNA window includes the following coding sequences:
- the LOC126673267 gene encoding protein NUCLEAR FUSION DEFECTIVE 2-like, whose amino-acid sequence MASRYCILLVLLTFFVFQVAAENIKPSSSPFDTVLETLQKQINYSFTNVGLLHRAMTHPSFSQENNRALSIMGSNVIDTFVSLYWLSKDIDISSKELNRRVADVSNVKNSCAVDGTRLGLHKVVRVSDKTDSTSASVVCGAFRAIFGAIAIDTENADDAGSVFWGVHRRNVEGGNAVAL is encoded by the exons ATGGCTTCTCGTTACTGTATACTGCTCGTCTTGCTCACATTCTTTGTTTTTCAG GTTGCTGCTGAAAACATCAAACCCTCATCATCACCATTTGATACGGTTCTTGAAACCCTACAGAAACAAATCAA CTATAGTTTCACCAACGTTGGTCTGCTCCACCGCGCGATGACCCACCCGTCATTCTCGCAGGAGAACAACAGGGCGCTGAGTATTATGGGGTCTAATGTAATAGACACCTTTGTTTCTCTGTATTGGCTTAGTAAAGACATTGATATCTCCTCTAAAGAACTCAATCGCCGCGTGGCTGATGTCTCAAATGTGAAAAATTCATGTGCTGTTGATGGGACGCGATTGGGGTTGCATAAGGTTGTTAGGGTTTCTGACAAGACTGATTCGACATCTGCTTCAGTGGTTTGCGGTGCTTTTCGAGCAATTTTTGGTGCTATTGCTATTGATACTGAGAATGCTGATGATGCTGGAAGTGTTTTCTGGGGTGTACATCGTCGTAATGTTGAGGGAGGAAATGCTGTTGCGTTGTAG